The nucleotide sequence CGCGAAGTCCTGAAGTAGGTAGCTCGCTAAAGTCTTGGGCGCGGCGTTGTGTAACCTTGGGCGGAGTCTCAGGTTCACGGGTGGCAGAACCAGCGAAGAAGAAATCCCAAGTTGCTTCAAAGGAAGAAAGTCTTACGCGGGGCAACACATTGGTGAACCGTTCTTCGAGTTTATCCCATTGAGAGGATTCTTGCATGCGCTCGAGCCGCTCACCGTGGGCGAGGGCTCCGGTGCCTTGGGCTGTACTCAAGACGCAACCAACCAAACCGGCCAATACAACCGTTGTTAAGAAAATGAACTTCCATTTTCGTGTACGGCTCATGTTTCTACTTTCTCTACAACATGTGCAGAAACAAATACTCACGGCCTGACGGGATTTCGCAGAACCCGTCTTGGGTGAGGACCTTCGAAGAGACTTCTTAGATTAGCCCTGGCAAGATACGTTTTACTATCAATCGACGAAGACCATCAAGGTCGGTTGAGTATTGTCCGGGAAAGAGAATCATAGAGATAGCAAAGCGAGACATGATTTCTGTAATTTCTACGCCCTCTTTTTCGAGGTCTGGGCGAATTTCAATCAGAGGTTCAGCGGTCATTTCTGAGAATACCAATGTAGCTTCGTCTGAGAAGGCGCGGGCGCGTAACGTCTCTCCCATTCCATCCTGCAAAACCAGTGATAAGTTGGGTGCCTTGGGAAACTCTGCCACCACATAAACAATGGTTTCGATGATACGCTCTTCAATGGTTGGGAATTGCTTTGCATGGGCCACCACCGACTCGGCAAATCGGTAGGCCTCTCTGTCGACAGCGGTGAAGACCACGTCGGTTTTGTTCTTGAAGTATTTGTAAAGGGTAGGCCGTGTAATGCCGGCGGTCCGAGCGATATCGCTCATTGTGGTGCGCTCAATGCTCAGCCGGTTGAAGCAATCAAATGCCGCCATGCAGATGCGATCTTCTGCGTCGTTATCATTTGCGGGCCTTTTTCCAGACCAAACAGGCTTACTCACTGGGTATTTCCTCACTCCTTGAACATTCTTGGCTATAATTTACATATTTACACTTTATGTCAATGTGTTAATCTGTCATGTCAGCCCAAGCAACTCGTCAGAGGGCATTCCAAGAGA is from Deltaproteobacteria bacterium and encodes:
- a CDS encoding TetR/AcrR family transcriptional regulator; this translates as MSKPVWSGKRPANDNDAEDRICMAAFDCFNRLSIERTTMSDIARTAGITRPTLYKYFKNKTDVVFTAVDREAYRFAESVVAHAKQFPTIEERIIETIVYVVAEFPKAPNLSLVLQDGMGETLRARAFSDEATLVFSEMTAEPLIEIRPDLEKEGVEITEIMSRFAISMILFPGQYSTDLDGLRRLIVKRILPGLI